A section of the Rhodobacteraceae bacterium M382 genome encodes:
- a CDS encoding nucleotidyltransferase family protein codes for MLFAAGFGTRMRDLTRDRPKPLIKVDDCPLIDHTLGIARAVNPPRIVANTHYKPQMLADHLLPQGVIISEEQPDILDTGGGLRAALPVLGHGPIITMNTDAIWSGPNPVQLALDMWNPDCMDALLVCVPMEQALGRQGGGDFSSDEHGRAFRGGNLVYGGVQILNPEGLYDIPDRVFSLNILWNAISAKNRLYCVKYPGKWCDVGHPEGIPLAETLLRQSDV; via the coding sequence ATGCTGTTTGCCGCTGGTTTCGGCACCCGTATGCGCGACCTGACCCGGGACCGTCCCAAACCGCTGATAAAAGTCGATGACTGCCCGTTGATTGACCACACGTTGGGCATTGCCCGTGCCGTCAATCCACCCCGGATTGTTGCCAACACCCATTACAAACCACAGATGTTGGCGGACCATCTGCTGCCGCAGGGCGTGATCATTTCAGAGGAACAGCCCGACATATTGGACACTGGCGGCGGTTTGCGCGCGGCGCTGCCAGTGCTGGGCCATGGTCCGATTATCACCATGAACACTGATGCGATCTGGTCTGGCCCGAACCCGGTTCAGCTGGCTCTGGACATGTGGAACCCGGATTGCATGGATGCGCTGTTGGTCTGTGTTCCCATGGAACAGGCCCTTGGACGCCAGGGCGGCGGCGACTTTTCCTCCGATGAACACGGTCGGGCGTTCCGGGGCGGCAATCTGGTCTATGGAGGTGTGCAAATCCTGAACCCGGAAGGGCTGTACGACATCCCCGATCGGGTGTTTTCCCTGAATATTTTGTGGAACGCAATTTCGGCCAAAAACAGGCTCTATTGTGTGAAATATCCCGGAAAATGGTGTGACGTTGGTCACCCCGAAGGCATCCCACTGGCCGAAACCTTGTTGAGACAATCTGATGTTTGA